CTGACTCAACTCGGGTCCAGCGCCAGAGTGTCCTggcggggctggaggggaagggttggaggggaaggggtggtggggaggggccggggctgcccggtgccccccccgcagCGGGGTCCGTGTGCTTGCAGCGTGCAGGAGTTCATGACCTTCACCAGCCAGCTGATCGTGGAGCGCTCGCAGCTGGGCAGCCGGGCTTCCGTCAAGGAGCAAGGTGAGCGCGTGGCTGTGCTGCGAGGCGCGAAGCCCCCCCCTCGCGCCCCCTCCCCGAGAGGTTTTGGTGGGGGGGGGCGCACGGGGCTGAGCTCACCTCCCCCTCCaagccctccctgctgccccagcgCGGCCACCGGTGGGTGGAAACCTCCCGGTGCCATCTGCTGGCGGTGGAAACGGGGACGGGGGCAGGcgttgggtgctgggggggggctccagagccgcccccccccccccgacgcCGTTTCTGCTTGCAGAGTACCTGTGCCACGTGTACGTGCGGAGCGACGGGCTGGCCGGCGTGGTGATCGCCGATAACGAGTACCCGCAGCGCGTCTGCTTCACCTTGCTGGACAAGGTGAGTGGGGTGGGGGCGCGGGTGGGAATTTGGGGGCTCGGGTGGGaatttgggggctggggggcgcgGGTGGGAATTTgggggctcagctctgcctcgcTCGCAGGTGCTGGAGGAGTTCAGCAGGCAGGTGAGCCGGGCAGAGTGGCCCACGGGGTCCCCCGGCACCATTGGCTACGCGGCGCTGGACGGGTACCTCAGCAAGTACCAGGTACTGGGGGGGGCCCTGCACCTCACGGCCACCTCGGGGTGGGGTAGGgtgtgggggggctgctggcatTACACCgccctcctcccaccccccccagaACCCCCGTGATGCCGACCCCATGACCAGAGTGCAGGCGGAGCTGGACGAGACCAAAATCATCCTGGTGAGGAcggcggggacggggctgatcccgctcccccccccccgggtgctCCCTCCCCTGGGTGCTCCCCACCCCCCCGGGTGCTCCCCCCCCGGTTTGGGGGTCCCGAATGCCGAcggggtgcccggtgcccgTTTCCCTGTGCAGCACAACACCATGGAGTCGCTGCTGGAGCGCGGGGAGAAGCTGGACGACCTGGTGTCCAAATCGGAGGTGCTGGGGGCGCAGTCCAAAGCCTTCTACAAAACCGTGAGtgctgcacccccccccccgggaagGGACCCCCCCGCGGGCCgggggtgggtttggggcagAAGCAGCCCCTGGGGGTGCCGGGTGTGGGGTCGGGCAGGGGGCTCGGCTGCCCAAACCCAGCCGTGGAgctcctcgcccccccccccagtgtgGGGTGCCCGTGCGGTGCCCTCAGGCCACatctcgccccccccccccccaggctcgGAAGCAGAACTCGTGCTGTGCGGTGATGTGACCCCCCCGCGGGGGGCTCCTGCCCCGGCCCGCCAGGCCCTCGCCCCCCCTCGGATTTCGGACTGGACGCGGAGCCCCGGCGGCTCCGGGGCCGCTGCTCGGGATGAGCCCCCCCGGGCACCGCGGCCGTGCCCGGGGCTGAGAGGACCCCGcgccgggggggctgggggagagctgCGGCCCCCCCTCGCCCTCCCCCGGGGCGGCTGGGGCTGCGTTGTGCCCCTCCCCGCACCAATGCCTGTAACACCAGCGAGTGCCTCcgcgctgccagccccgggggggctcggggagagaggagctgggacccccccccagcacggggcatggaggggggggagctgggggggggcggtTTCTGCATCTgtgtccccgggggggggcgggtgggagcagggaaatGCTTGGGGTGGGGCTGCTCGGGGTGGGGCTGTGCCCCCTtgggggggacacacggggTCGGCCCCCACACCCCTTCCCTTTTGGGGGGCGGGGAAGCTGGGGGGGGTCCATACTATGGGGCTGCCCCCCTTCGGTGGGTCTGAGCCCCCCCCTTACCCCCTGTTCCTATGGGGTGGGTGGGAACCAGCGGGATGGGTGCTTGGCATGGTTGGGGGGGTCCccatttcccccttccctcagccctgggggggggggctcagcctcGGGGGGGGCTCAAAAGGGGCCTCCCCCCCGCCTCGGTGGGCAGCTTTGTGTCGGGGCTGTATCGGGGGCGCTGTCGCAGCCCATAAAGTTCTCTGTGATGGTCGTGGCCTGCTTGGGCTCCGTGGGGCAGGAttgggcctgggggggggggggtgcagcaACACTCAgcctcgtgtcccccccccgccccgtggggggggggggtgttggcggttgtttttcctcataatttatttgcagtttttttttttcccgagaCAAAAACGAAATCAGAGTCATCTGTTACACTTACAAGGCTCAGAAAGAAAAGAcgaaggggtgggggggggggtggggggcaatatgccggggggggggggggggaatagaGAAAATTTGGAGTGTGGGGGGGGAACGGAAAAGAACGAgagaaaaaggggagggggggagagaagtTTGGCAACGCTCCACCAGCATTCAGGGACGGaaacagctcagctcagctcctcGACAGACAGCGGGGTGCTCCCGCGCAGGgcatgcagaaaggaaaaagctgccccccccccgcccccccccccacccccccccccagccacaaACAGCCCCCAGCGCCGGGAGTGCGAGGAGGGGACAcctcggaggaggaggaggggaggggggagaaatttggggagggggggtgttggggtgaagccccctcccctcccggaGCGGTGAGCCCCCCTCCCTGGGGGTGCGGGGCTGGGGTGCGGGGGGAGCAGCGCCCTTGGtgcggggggggcccggggggggccggcgGAGCAGCCTGTGCCCCCTAAGAGACCCGCTCTCTTAGTCTATAAAGTGCTTTCGACGCTGCCTCAGTGCTGGCTGGATcgcccccgagccccccctttgggctgggaccccccccccccccaaaaaaaaaaatccaaaaattcCTCCCCCcattccttccccccccccccctttgatCCCCAGCACCCggctccctccccccccaaggGGCTGCGggaacagccccagccccacactttgggaaggggggggggggagcagccctgggggtgttggggggggggattttttttgggggggaatggaagggggggggggcaccggctGCTCCCGCGGGAATTCAAAAATAAAGAGCTCTCTCTATGTACAGGgggcccggggaggggggggttgtgggggggggggcgagcgAAAGCGGAGCCCAAAGAACGCAACATCCACCACCAGCGACAGCGAAACTCCACGAGCACAgccgggggggcgggggggggccgggccaacccccccccggcccggcgcAGACGGGCTtcgggggggaaaaagggaaaaatgttgggaggggggggtcagggaggaggggggggtctccggcagcccccccgcccccgcaCGTCGGTGGGGGTCTGTGTGAGATGATTgatttttttggatttttttttttttttctatttgtcatttttgcttttttttgtcttttttttttttttctcctttttctgcaaACGCAGGCACTGGacgggggggggtggggaggggggggcacaggcATGCGGACGCGTGCTCCGGGACCGCGGCCGTGTCTCCGTTGGGCCGGACCCAGGctagggggggggggggggtctgaggctgagggggggggtctcaggctggggggggggcttcaggcttggaggggagggggggggctcaggCTGGGGGGTGCCCTCAGCCTGAGTTTTGGGTTCTCAGGGcggttttttgttgttttttttttttttttcctttttttttcttttttttgggggggaggtcGGGGGGGGCCGGCGGCCTTTTGGCCCCCCCCCTGAGCCGCCCTCACCTTCACTGGAGGGGGGCGACGGGCGCCCCCGAGCCGTGGAAGTGGACGTTCTGCCACTTGCCGTCGCGGCGGTGCCAGACGCGCGTCTCCTCGGACTGGCTGGTGCGCGGGCGGCCCTGCGCGTCCAGGTACTGCGTGAGCCGGATGTAGGCGATGCAGGCGGCGTCCTCCCCGATGACGTGCACGTGGGGGTTCAGGATGGTCGTGTGGATCGGCTTGTTGTTCTTGGACAGCACTGCGGGCAGCCCGTCAGCCGCGGGGGTGAGGGCAGGGGGCGGGCAGGGAGAGGCCGGGGTACGGGGAGGGGTACGGGCAGGGGTATGGGCAGGGGTAGGTGCAGGAGTACAGGCAGGGGTACAGGTAGGGGTATGGGCAGGGAGATGGGCAGGGGTATGGGGAGGGGTACGGGCAGGGCGGGCAGAGGTAGGTGCAGGGAAGGCAGGGGTATGGGCAGGGGTAGGTGCAGGAGTACAGGCAGGGGTACAGGTAGGGGTATGGGCAGGGGTATGGGCAGGGGTATGGGGAGGGGTATGGGCAGGGAGATGGGCAGGGGTACAGCGAGGGGTACGGGCAgggtgggcagggagaggggcaggggtacagggagaggggcaggagtacaggcagggagatgggcagggcaggcaggaagaTGGGCAGGGGTACGGACAAGGGTACAGGCAGGGGTatgggcagggcaggcagggagaggggcaggggtATGGGCAGAGGTACgggcagggtgggcaggggTACAGGCAGGGGTAGGTGCAGGGCAGGCacccaggcaggcaggcagggtgcaggcaggaaCATCACCAAGGGCTCAGGCAGGGATAGGCACGAGGGTAcaggcagggtgcaggcagggatGAGGGCAAGGATAtgggcagggtgcaggcaggaaCACCACAAGGAGCCGGGtaaggctgcaggagcagcaccagcagggatatgggcagggtgcaggcagggcgCAGGCAGGGCTACCCCCAAGGACACcggcagggtgcaggcagggacGCAGACGAGCACAGGCAGGATTTGGGGAGCAGAACGAGCACGGGTGCGGGCagggagccaggcagggctgcaggagcgcTGCCAGCACGGATCCGGGCAGGGACGGACCCGAGGGTGCGGGCAGGAGCAcgggcagggggcaggcagAAGGGACACGGGCAGGGGGTGGGCAGGACGGAGGGAcggagggacaggcaggggctgggaagggcatggggacagggacgggcagggacaggcagggacagggacaggtaGGGACAGGGCCGGGCACTCACAGTTCTCGAAGTAGAAGCGGTGGAAGTCCATGCCCTccaccaggttgcccaaggcctcGGGCTCGAAGGAGGTGAGCCCCGGGTCGCAGATCTTCCTGCAAGGCGCTCTGTGAGCCACGgaacccccccgggacccccccccctccaaaccccccccgcccggccccccaCTCACGCGTAGGCCTCGAAGTCCCCGTTGTTGACGGCCTCGATGAGCTGCTCCGTGATCTTGATGATCTCCTGCTtgcgggctggggggggacacgggggggtcACGGCCCCGAACCACTGCGGGGTGCCCAGGGGACccccgggaggaggaggaggaggaggaggaggaggaaggtgccgaaggagacaggctggggacagacggacacagggagaggggctggggacggACACgagctgggacagggacacagagcatggggacagggacatggggacatggggacaacgcacggggacatggggacagacaCGGGGACAGGTGCAGGACACGGGGACGGACACACAGGACGTGGGGACACAgccatggggacacagggacatggggacagcccCTGGGTCGGGCAGAGGGGACTCCGCGTgccctggccccagtgtccaCGTCCCCACCGCCAGCAGCCGGCCCTCCCAGTAcgtcccagtgcctcccagtaccACCCAGTGCATTGCAACAGATCCCAGTTCCATGCAAGCGCATCACAACACAGCCCAGTGCCGTCCCATCGCgtcccagtacatcccagtgTCACTCCAGTGCACTCCGACGTGTCTCTCCCAGAGCATCCCATCGCATTCCAGTGTGTCCCAGTGCACTCCGACACACCACAGATCCATCCTGCTGCAACCCCACCACATCCCAGTACAAACCAGTGCCATCCCAATTCATCCCAGTGTCACCTCAATGCGTTCCAGTGCCATTCCAGTGCCACCCCAGTATAACCCAGTGTGGCTTAGTGCATCCCAACAGCAACCCCATGCATGCCAGTGTGTCCCAGTGGCATTCCAGTGCATCCCAGTTCCATGCCAATGCACTTCATTACCATCCTATCgcatcccagtgcctcccagtaccATACTAGTGCCATCCAGCACAGCCCAGTTCCATCCAGTGTGTCCCAGTGCTATCCTGTTGCATCCCAGTCTGTCTCAGAGCATCCAGTTCCCCCCCAGCTCATCTCAATGCATTCCCAGTGCCATCCTAGTgcatcccagtgtcccccagtgcCATGCTAATGCATCTCAGCGCCACTCCAGTACACTCCAGTGTGCCCCAGTGCCACACCAGTGCATACCAGTACAACCCCATGCCATCCTAGTGCACCATAAAGCATCCTGGTGCCACCTCAGAGCCATTCCAGTACACCCCAGTGGATCCCAAGGCCATGCTGAGGCATTCCAGTTCCATCCCAGTGCATCCCAGTGCCATCTTACTGCACACCAGTGTGCCTCAGGGCACCCCTGTGCCAGCCTAGGCACCCAGGCGTGTTACGgtccctcccagtgccaccCCAGTGCAGACCAAAGCTGCCCCGGTGCCGTCCCAGTGCACCCCAGTGCCATGCCAGTGCATTCCAGAACCCTTCAGTTCCATCCCAGTTTGACCCAATGCTATTCCAACGCATAACATCACACTCCAGTTTGTCCCAGTGCCATTGCAGCGTGTCCCAACGCATCCCAGTTCCATTCCAGTGCATTACAGTACCAGTCTACTGCTTCCCAGTGCGTCCCAGCACGCCCCAGTTCCACCCAGTGCATCCCAGTGCCATTTCCATGCATGTCCAGTCACCTCGGTGCCATCCCGCTGCATCCCCGAGTCATTCCAGTGCATCCCAGTGCCAACTTATTGCATCCTGTGCATCTCAATGCCTTCCAGTGCTGCCCCAGTACACCCCAGTGCCACTCCAGCATACCCCAGTACAGCTCTATGACACCCCAGGGCATGCCAGTTCATCCCAGTGCCATGCCACCATGCCCCAGTGCATCCCAGTGTTAGCCCGATGTGCCCCAGTGCATTCTCATGCCAGCCTAGTGCACCTTAACGCGTTCTGGTGCCATCCCAGTGCATCCCAGTGCATCCCAACACATCCTAGGCCCATCCCAGTGTACCCCAATGCATCCCAGTGCCATTGCAACATATCCCAGTGCCATTCCAGTGCATCCCAGTGCCATTCCAACATATCCCAATGCATCCCAGCACCATTCCAGTGCATCCCAGTGCATCCTAGCACATCCCAGTGACATTCCAATGCATCCCAGTGCATCCTAGTTCCATCCCAGTTCATTCCAATACCATTCCGAAGCATCCCAGTACATCCTAGCACCATCCCAGGGCATTCCAATGCGTCCCAGTGCCTCCTAGAGCCGTCCCAGTGCCATTTCAATGCACCTCAATGcatcccagctccatcccagtGCCACTCCAATGCATCCCAGTCATCCCAGTGCCATTCCAATTAATTCCAACATATTCCAGCTCCATCCCAGTGCATCCCGATGCCTTTCCAGTGcatcccagctccatcccagtGCCATTCCAATGCATCCCAGTGCCTCTTAGCACCATCCCAGTGCATCCCAGTGCCATTCCAATGCATCCCAGCACCATCCCAGTGCCACTCCAATGCATCCCAATGCATTCCAGCTTTATCCCAGTGCCATTCCAATGCACACCAGTACTTCTTAGCGCTATCCCAGTGCTGTTCCAATGCCCTCCAATGCATCCCAGTGCCATTCCAGTGCACCCCAGTGCCCCATAGTGCCATTCTAATGCCCTCCAATGCATCCCAGTGTCATCCCAGTGCATCCCAGTGCCATTCCAATGTCCTCCAGCGCATCCCAGTGCCATCCCAGTGCCACCCAGCTCCACCCCTGCCCTCCACGCCCCCGTCACCTTTCGTGTCCTCGTCCTCGATGGTGGTGTTGGTGCTGTCGGACGACTCCTGCCAGCGGGAGGGCGGCGGTGCGGAGGGagagatggggggggggcaggaagggAGGGGGTGTCAGCGCCCGCCGGGGGGGGTCTGCACGCCCCGGCCGCGGGGTGCCGGCTCCCCGGGCGGCGCAGGGACACGGGgagcccccacaccccccccggccccagccgcgagcccccagcctgcccggccccgcggagATGGGAGATGTGCGGGGAGGATGGAGGCGGAAAGcggagagaaagagagagagagagaaaagagggggggggataaaataaagggggggggtcacggccccgggggggggcagcaatACCTTAATGCCGTCCACAGGGTTATGAATTACGGTAGTTTGAGGCTCCtacaggagaaggaagagagacagaggaaggcgaggagagaggggagaggaggaggcgaGGAGAGACCAGAGCACagcagtggggggggggagaaatttggaggggggggcacgCGGACGGGGGGCACAGACCCAGagcggggtggggagggtgggaggggggagagaagcAGAGTCGTTAGTCCAGCGCAAGCCCGATGGTTTAATTGGGAGACAGCAGAGGGGGGGCGAGAGCCCAGAGGGACCCCTGgggagggggatttggggggcggggggggggggccccctGCCCGTATCCTGCACCCACCGTGCCGGGCGTGCCGCGTCCTGCCAGGGTGGTCGTGGTGGGCGCCCCCCGGGCCACGTCCTGCACCCACCTGGGTCCCGGTGCCGTGACCCCATCCTTGTCCCCATGGCCGCATCCTGTACCCACTGTCCCAGTAGGGTCCTGGTGTCGTCCCCATGGCCGCATCCTGCACCCACCTGGGTCCCGGTGCCGTGACCCCATCCgtgtccccatggccacatCCTGTACCCACTGTCCCAGTAGGGTCCTGGTCCCCATCCCCGCACCCTGCACCCACCTGGTGAGCCGGGTCCTGGTGTCCTGACCCCATCCTTGTCCCCATGGCCGCATCCTGCACCCACTGTCCCAGTAGGGTCCTggtgctgtccccatccccgtggcCGCATCCTGCACTTCACCTGGGTCCCAGTGCCATGACcccatccttgtccccatcctgcccccaCTGTCCCAGTAGGGTCCCGGTGCTGTGACCCCATCCgtgtccccatggccacatCCTGCACCCACCTGGTGAGCCGGGTCCTGGTGCCGTGACCCCATCTGTGTCCCCATGGCCGCATCTTGTACCCACTGTCCCAGCAGGGTCCTggtgctgtccccatccccgtgcccaCGTCCTGCACCCACCTGATGAGCCGGGTCCCGGTGCCATGACCCCATCCTTGTCCCCGTTGCCGCATCTTGTACCCACTGTCCCAGTAGGGTCCTGGTGCCGTGACCCCATCCTTGTCCCCATGGCCGCATCCTGTCCCCACTGTCCCAGTAGGGTCCTGGTCCCCATCCCCGTGGCCGCATCCTGCACCCACCTGGTGAGCCGGGTCCCGGTGCCGTGACCCCATCCATGTCCCCGTGGCCGTATCTTGTACCCACTGTCCCAGTAGGGTCCTGGTGCTGTCCCCGTGGCCGCATCCTGCACCCACCTGGGTCCTGGTGCCGTGACCCCATCCGtgtccccatcctgcccccaCTGTCCCAGTAGGGTCCTggtgctgtccccatccccgtggcCTCATCCTGCACCCACCTGCTGAGCCGGGTCCCGGTGCTgtcccgtccccgtccccgtccccctgcCCATGGCCGCATCCTGCACCCACCGTGCCGGCCGCATTggctgggggggtttggggggggggtgggggggggggccacGAGGAAGGTCCCCCCCTGGCTGCCGGTGGCTCTGGGGACGCCCGGGGCGAGCATGGCGATGGATGCGATGGGATGGTGGGATGGAggaggggggggcgcgggggggcaCGAAGGGGCCCGGCTCCTCGTGGCCCCCCCCGGGGACACGGCGGGTGGGGGGGGCACCTACCAGCGCCGCCGGCGGGAGCGTCCCCTTGGGGCTGGTGACGCCGGCGCTGCCTTTAGTGCTGTTGGtctgtggctgggggggggagaaattggaggggggggggggctcagcgaTGGCGTGGGGGGGTGGTGGTGACCCCCCCGCacccgtgtgtccccccccagcatcccctCACCTTGACGCCGTCGGCTTTCTTGTTGAGCAGGCTCTTAGCtgctgtgggggggggaaagcagAGCGTCAGCGCTGTGCCCCCgccctggggacagggccaccgtcccccccccgcccggcaGCGCccctggggggggcaccgggggggggcgaAGCGGGGAGCCGGGGGTTGGCTTACCTTGGAGaaatgcagagaggaaagcgagagagagagagagaaagagagaggggggggaagggggggcgagagagagagaaagggggggggggaatttggggaggggggggggaatgggttaaaaaaatgagaaaaacaccaaaaaaatcgTCTTGAGAGCAGGCGGCGGCGCAGCCCCGACGTGGTGGTGGCGTCTCACTCCTAGCCTGACCtcggggggggacacgggggggtgACGGGGGGGaggtggcaccgggggggggccgtgctggcagctcccccccctCCGGCGCTGGCGTCCTCGGCATCGCTCCTCCAGGCCCGGTGGCACCGGAGGGGaccccatggggctgggggggtgacAAGGGGGGGCCGGCCGGTGATGGCACCGGGACCGGCTTTTAgaagggggggggacagggataGGGGAggacttgggggggggggacacggggacaccccCGTGACACAGCCGTGTCCCCACGGGTCCCCCGGGGGTCCGGGCCCTCCTCGGGAAgcgggctgggggcagagctggctgcagcgCTGAGAGCTCGGGGTCTAAACCAGAgccatttggggggggggggtacccctttttttttttcgggggggggcagggggggctcgCCGTGGAGGGGTTTGAGACCCGCCGAGTGTTTCGCGGCGCCACAAACACCGGCTGCAGCGCGCTGGAAGCCGTGCGGGGGCATGCGGCGGTGCGGACCCCCCCTTGGGGCAATGACCCCCCCCATGCAGCAGTGACCCCCCCCATGCGGCAATGACCCCCCCATGCATCCATGCAGCCCCCCCATGCGtgggtgcagcccccccccggcagcaggACGATGCTGTGGGATGGAGCAGCAGTGATGGGGGGGCACCTCCCCAAaaggggggggcagcccccaaattctccctgccccccccccccttcccaccaTGGCCATGTGCTACTGTGGCACCTGGTGggggggtgggtgctggggggggggcaccatgGGGAGCCCAGGTACCGGGGGGGTTCCTGGGTGCcatggggggggtcctgggtgctgtgaggggtggggggggtgccATGGGGGTTCCGGGGGGGGTGGAGGTCCTAGGTACCAGAGGGGTCCTGGGTGGGATGGTGGCACcatgggggtcctgggggggccCAAGTACcatggggggggtcccaagtACCATGGGGGGGCCCAGGTGCCATGGGGGTCCCATGTACTATGGGGGTCCCAAGTACCATGGGGGTCCCAGGTGCCATGGGGGGGTCCCCATTTACTATTGGGGTCCTCGGCACTATGGGGGTCCCAAGtaccgtggggggggggggtcccaaaagtggcccccagggctgggtcggggtggggggggacggggacatgAGACAAGCGCTGTggtgccggggagggggcgctgggTGCCAGCAGCGGGGACATttcccagccccgggggggggggcgcaggaaAGGCCGGCGGGAGGGGGGGtgagggtggggggggacacacaggcGTGTTGGGGGGGGGCCATGCGTGCGCTCCCATTTCCGAGGAGGGGACCCCGAGACCCGGCggggtgggaggaagaggatgaggatggggacCAGAGGCAAGCGGGCGGGGGGTTAGGGgggggtgattttttttggggggggggggcatcgGGCAGGGGGGGGGTCTACCTTGT
The Anas acuta chromosome 27, bAnaAcu1.1, whole genome shotgun sequence DNA segment above includes these coding regions:
- the YKT6 gene encoding synaptobrevin homolog YKT6 — translated: MRLYSLSVLYKGEPRVQLLKAAYDVSTFSFFQRSSVQEFMTFTSQLIVERSQLGSRASVKEQEYLCHVYVRSDGLAGVVIADNEYPQRVCFTLLDKVLEEFSRQVSRAEWPTGSPGTIGYAALDGYLSKYQNPRDADPMTRVQAELDETKIILHNTMESLLERGEKLDDLVSKSEVLGAQSKAFYKTARKQNSCCAVM
- the CAMK2B gene encoding LOW QUALITY PROTEIN: calcium/calmodulin-dependent protein kinase type II subunit beta (The sequence of the model RefSeq protein was modified relative to this genomic sequence to represent the inferred CDS: inserted 1 base in 1 codon); translation: MLTINPAKRITAHEALKHXWVCQRSTVASMMHRQETVECLKKFNARRKLKGAILTTMLATRNFSVGRQTTAPPTMSAAASGAPMGLVEQAAKSLLNKKADGVKPQTNSTKGSAGVTSPKGTLPPAALEPQTTVIHNPVDGIKESSDSTNTTIEDEDTKARKQEIIKITEQLIEAVNNGDFEAYAKICDPGLTSFEPEALGNLVEGMDFHRFYFENLLSKNNKPIHTTILNPHVHVIGEDAACIAYIRLTQYLDAQGRPRTSQSEETRVWHRRDGKWQNVHFHGSGAPVAPLQ